Proteins encoded by one window of Thunnus thynnus chromosome 3, fThuThy2.1, whole genome shotgun sequence:
- the kitb gene encoding KIT proto-oncogene, receptor tyrosine kinase b isoform X2, whose protein sequence is MRCYWVVFASHFILLLLKVWCQPVISPSGPHIVVPKKGKLELRCHNNATTSGAPSRLRWQWERARRLEGEMEEGGVAYVKVPAVQAYHMGRYVCINNSTLERSSIYVYVKDPQNAFQRTMVNIILVREGEDCTIPCLVTDPEVTLLDLETCDGRPLPSGMSYRSDLQQGVIISNASKEFEGCYVCVGRLGGDKVTSCKYTVDVRLVPEVPPVITLSQKNNVILRRGEKFELTCSSKNVNPDFSLKWNFPSTAHPHESHTSHILSGSRGYQRATSLLIRAVNQSDSGTYRCSAQNERGTSDTALQLDIRDQGFISMLGGASPVQADVKEGESLSLRVEFDAYPAPSSLYWSYNGKRLLNTTERVITIHHRKYRYISELRLVRVLGSEGGIYKFSASHEDASVDHFFHVYVNSKPVIIAQEGPVDGQVRCIAAGYPVPKITWYFCELPHTRCSHLPNATQWETPEVAMVTESAFGRSEVESRLNVSKEHAHYHTLECVASTEGEEAYTLFSISERIVPHKLFTPLLTGMVATGILLSLILVVLLYKYMQKPKFQIQWKVIESIHGNNYIYIDPTQLPYDSKWEFPRQKLRFGKTLGSGAFGKVVRATAYGLCSADTVSTVAVKMLKPNAHSTEKEALMSELKVLSYLGNHVNIVNLLGACTVGGPILVITEYCCYGDLLNFLRRKRETFLNSQISDGYYRNVFKQTEPASTEVIGTGYMPMRPSEKERSSQSDDIDELSLDAEDLLSFSYQVAKGMEYITSKNCIHRDLAARNILLTHGRVAKICDFGLARDITTDASYVLRGNARLPVKWMSPESIFDCVYTFESDVWSYGILLWEIFSLGNSPYPGMQVGSAFYRMIQEGQRMNRPEFAPAEMYEIMLSCWNHDPLKRPSFRKLVERTELLLSEKTKNVYLTLSNAPGPPEQQRAPSRRLSSVCSTTAPTQPLLQSTADVFLDYV, encoded by the exons ATGAGGTGCTACTGGGTTGTTtttgcatcacattttattcTGCTCCTACTGAAAG TTTGGTGCCAGCCGGTCATCTCCCCCAGCGGGCCTCACATAGTAGTTCCCAAGAAGGGGAAGTTGGAGCTGCGTTGCCACAACAATGCCACAACGTCCGGCGCCCCGTCCAGGTTGAGGTGGCAGTGGGAGAGGGCTCGCAGActggagggagagatggaggagggcGGAGTGGCTTATGTCAAAGTGCCGGCGGTTCAAGCCTACCACATGGGCCGTTACGTGTGCATCAACAACAGCACACTGGAACGCAGCTCCATCTATGTATACGTGAAAG ACCCCCAGAATGCCTTCCAGCGCACCATGGTGAACATCATCCTGGTGCGTGAAGGTGAGGATTGCACCATACCCTGTCTTGTGACCGACCCTGAGGTCACCCTCCTGGATTTGGAGACCTGCGATGGACGACCTTTGCCCTCTGGTATGAGTTACCGCAGCGACCTGCAGCAAGGCGTCATCATCAGCAATGCTAGCAAGGAGTTTGAGGGCTGTTACGTGTGTGTGGGGAGGCTCGGCGGAGACAAGGTGACGTCGTGCAAGTACACTGTGGATGTACGACTAG TTCCAGAGGTGCCTCCAGTCATCACACTGTCCCAGAAAAACAACGTCATcttgaggagaggagagaagttTGAGCTCACCTGTAGCTCCAAGAACGTGAACCCAGACTTCAGTCTGAAGTGGAACTTCCCTTCAACAGCG CATCCTCATGAATCTCACACCTCACACATCCTGTCCGGTTCACGCGGTTATCAGCGCGCCACCTCGCTCTTGATCAGAGCTGTCAACCAATCAGACTCGGGCACCTACCGCTGCTCCGCCCAGAACGAGAGAGGCACCAGTGACACGGCGCTGCAGCTGGACATCCGCG ATCAGGGGTTTATCTCCATGTTAGGAGGAGCGAGTCCAGTCCAGGCTGATGTGAAAGAAGGGGAGAGTCTGAGCCTCAGAGTAGAGTTTGATGCTTATCCTGCACCCAGTTCCCTGTACTGGTCCTATAATGGCAAGCGACTCCTCAACACCACAGAGCGTGTTATCACTATCCACCACCGCAAATACAG aTACATCAGCGAGCTGAGACTAGTGAgggttcttggctcggagggcGGGATCTATAAGTTCTCAGCCAGTCATGAGGATGCATCTGTGGATCATTTTTTCCACGTATACGTCAACA GTAAACCAGTTATCATCGCTCAGGAAGGGCCAGTTGATGGACAGGTGCGTTGCATCGCTGCTGGTTACCCAGTCCCTAAAATCACCTGGTACTTCTGTGAGCTGCCCCACACAAG GTGCTCACACCTGCCCAATGCCACCCAATGGGAGACTCCGGAAGTCGCCATGGTGACAGAGTCTGCCTTTGGTAGGAGTGAGGTGGAGAGCCGACTGAACGTCAGCAAGGAACACGCACACTACCACACGCTGGAGTGTGTGGCGTCTACAGAGGGGGAAGAAGCCTACACCCTGTTCTCCATCAGTG AACGCATCGTCCCCCATAAACTCTTCACCCCTCTTTTAACCGGCATGGTGGCTACTGGCATCTTGCTCAGCCTCATTCTGGTGGTGCTGCTCTATAAGTACATGCAG AAACCTAAGTTCCAAATCCAGTGGAAGGTCATCGAGAGTATCCATGGCAACAACTACATTTATATTGACCCCACGCAGCTCCCGTATGACTCAAAGTGGGAGTTTCCTCGACAGAAGCTACGCTTTG GTAAAACTCTGGGCTCTGGGGCTTTTGGAAAGGTAGTGAGGGCCACAGCTTATGGACTCTGCTCTGCTGACACCGTGTCAACCGTCGCTGTGAAGATGCTCAAAC CCAACGCTCACTCCACGGAGAAGGAGGCACTGATGTCAGAGCTGAAGGTTCTCAGTTACCTCGGAAACCACGTGAACATTGTTAACCTGCTGGGAGCGTGCACTGTcggag GCCCAATTTTGGTAATCACAGAATACTGTTGCTATGGCGACCTCCTCAACTTCCTGCgcagaaaaagagagacctTCCTAAATTCCCAAATTAGTGATGGTTACTATCGCAACGTCTTTAAGCAAACTGAGCCTGCGag CACTGAAGTGATTGGTACTGGTTATATGCCCATGCGTCCCTCTGAGAAAGAAAGATCTTCCCAGTCAG ACGATATCGACGAGCTTTCTCTGGACGCTGAAGATCTCCTCAGCTTTTCCTACCAGGTGGCCAAAGGAATGGAGTACATCACTTCCAAGAAT tgtatcCACAGGGATCTTGCAGCCAGAAACATTCTGCTGACTCACGGCAGGGTGGCGAAGATCTGTGACTTTGGGTTAGCACGAGACATCACCACTGACGCCAGCTATGTGCTCCGGGGCAAC GCACGTCTGCCAGTGAAGTGGATGTCTCCTGAGAGTATCTTCGACTGCGTCTACACCTTTGAGAGTGACGTGTGGTCCTACGGTATCCTGCTCTGGGAAATCTTCTCTCTGG GTAACAGCCCGTACCCCGGGATGCAGGTGGGCTCAGCGTTTTATAGGATGATCCAAGAGGGCCAAAGGATGAACAGACCAGAGTTCGCTCCCGCTgagat GTATGAAATAATGTTGTCTTGTTGGAACCACGACCCTTTGAAAAGACCGTCTTTCAGGAAACTGGTGGAGAGGACCgaactgctgctgtcagaaaaaACCAAGAAT
- the kitb gene encoding KIT proto-oncogene, receptor tyrosine kinase b isoform X1 produces MLHFYQTASIHQPYLISSVPVWCQPVISPSGPHIVVPKKGKLELRCHNNATTSGAPSRLRWQWERARRLEGEMEEGGVAYVKVPAVQAYHMGRYVCINNSTLERSSIYVYVKDPQNAFQRTMVNIILVREGEDCTIPCLVTDPEVTLLDLETCDGRPLPSGMSYRSDLQQGVIISNASKEFEGCYVCVGRLGGDKVTSCKYTVDVRLVPEVPPVITLSQKNNVILRRGEKFELTCSSKNVNPDFSLKWNFPSTAHPHESHTSHILSGSRGYQRATSLLIRAVNQSDSGTYRCSAQNERGTSDTALQLDIRDQGFISMLGGASPVQADVKEGESLSLRVEFDAYPAPSSLYWSYNGKRLLNTTERVITIHHRKYRYISELRLVRVLGSEGGIYKFSASHEDASVDHFFHVYVNSKPVIIAQEGPVDGQVRCIAAGYPVPKITWYFCELPHTRCSHLPNATQWETPEVAMVTESAFGRSEVESRLNVSKEHAHYHTLECVASTEGEEAYTLFSISERIVPHKLFTPLLTGMVATGILLSLILVVLLYKYMQKPKFQIQWKVIESIHGNNYIYIDPTQLPYDSKWEFPRQKLRFGKTLGSGAFGKVVRATAYGLCSADTVSTVAVKMLKPNAHSTEKEALMSELKVLSYLGNHVNIVNLLGACTVGGPILVITEYCCYGDLLNFLRRKRETFLNSQISDGYYRNVFKQTEPASTEVIGTGYMPMRPSEKERSSQSDDIDELSLDAEDLLSFSYQVAKGMEYITSKNCIHRDLAARNILLTHGRVAKICDFGLARDITTDASYVLRGNARLPVKWMSPESIFDCVYTFESDVWSYGILLWEIFSLGNSPYPGMQVGSAFYRMIQEGQRMNRPEFAPAEMYEIMLSCWNHDPLKRPSFRKLVERTELLLSEKTKNVYLTLSNAPGPPEQQRAPSRRLSSVCSTTAPTQPLLQSTADVFLDYV; encoded by the exons ATGCTTCATTTTTACCAAACAGCATCCATACATCAACCATACTTGATTTCCTCTGTTCCAGTTTGGTGCCAGCCGGTCATCTCCCCCAGCGGGCCTCACATAGTAGTTCCCAAGAAGGGGAAGTTGGAGCTGCGTTGCCACAACAATGCCACAACGTCCGGCGCCCCGTCCAGGTTGAGGTGGCAGTGGGAGAGGGCTCGCAGActggagggagagatggaggagggcGGAGTGGCTTATGTCAAAGTGCCGGCGGTTCAAGCCTACCACATGGGCCGTTACGTGTGCATCAACAACAGCACACTGGAACGCAGCTCCATCTATGTATACGTGAAAG ACCCCCAGAATGCCTTCCAGCGCACCATGGTGAACATCATCCTGGTGCGTGAAGGTGAGGATTGCACCATACCCTGTCTTGTGACCGACCCTGAGGTCACCCTCCTGGATTTGGAGACCTGCGATGGACGACCTTTGCCCTCTGGTATGAGTTACCGCAGCGACCTGCAGCAAGGCGTCATCATCAGCAATGCTAGCAAGGAGTTTGAGGGCTGTTACGTGTGTGTGGGGAGGCTCGGCGGAGACAAGGTGACGTCGTGCAAGTACACTGTGGATGTACGACTAG TTCCAGAGGTGCCTCCAGTCATCACACTGTCCCAGAAAAACAACGTCATcttgaggagaggagagaagttTGAGCTCACCTGTAGCTCCAAGAACGTGAACCCAGACTTCAGTCTGAAGTGGAACTTCCCTTCAACAGCG CATCCTCATGAATCTCACACCTCACACATCCTGTCCGGTTCACGCGGTTATCAGCGCGCCACCTCGCTCTTGATCAGAGCTGTCAACCAATCAGACTCGGGCACCTACCGCTGCTCCGCCCAGAACGAGAGAGGCACCAGTGACACGGCGCTGCAGCTGGACATCCGCG ATCAGGGGTTTATCTCCATGTTAGGAGGAGCGAGTCCAGTCCAGGCTGATGTGAAAGAAGGGGAGAGTCTGAGCCTCAGAGTAGAGTTTGATGCTTATCCTGCACCCAGTTCCCTGTACTGGTCCTATAATGGCAAGCGACTCCTCAACACCACAGAGCGTGTTATCACTATCCACCACCGCAAATACAG aTACATCAGCGAGCTGAGACTAGTGAgggttcttggctcggagggcGGGATCTATAAGTTCTCAGCCAGTCATGAGGATGCATCTGTGGATCATTTTTTCCACGTATACGTCAACA GTAAACCAGTTATCATCGCTCAGGAAGGGCCAGTTGATGGACAGGTGCGTTGCATCGCTGCTGGTTACCCAGTCCCTAAAATCACCTGGTACTTCTGTGAGCTGCCCCACACAAG GTGCTCACACCTGCCCAATGCCACCCAATGGGAGACTCCGGAAGTCGCCATGGTGACAGAGTCTGCCTTTGGTAGGAGTGAGGTGGAGAGCCGACTGAACGTCAGCAAGGAACACGCACACTACCACACGCTGGAGTGTGTGGCGTCTACAGAGGGGGAAGAAGCCTACACCCTGTTCTCCATCAGTG AACGCATCGTCCCCCATAAACTCTTCACCCCTCTTTTAACCGGCATGGTGGCTACTGGCATCTTGCTCAGCCTCATTCTGGTGGTGCTGCTCTATAAGTACATGCAG AAACCTAAGTTCCAAATCCAGTGGAAGGTCATCGAGAGTATCCATGGCAACAACTACATTTATATTGACCCCACGCAGCTCCCGTATGACTCAAAGTGGGAGTTTCCTCGACAGAAGCTACGCTTTG GTAAAACTCTGGGCTCTGGGGCTTTTGGAAAGGTAGTGAGGGCCACAGCTTATGGACTCTGCTCTGCTGACACCGTGTCAACCGTCGCTGTGAAGATGCTCAAAC CCAACGCTCACTCCACGGAGAAGGAGGCACTGATGTCAGAGCTGAAGGTTCTCAGTTACCTCGGAAACCACGTGAACATTGTTAACCTGCTGGGAGCGTGCACTGTcggag GCCCAATTTTGGTAATCACAGAATACTGTTGCTATGGCGACCTCCTCAACTTCCTGCgcagaaaaagagagacctTCCTAAATTCCCAAATTAGTGATGGTTACTATCGCAACGTCTTTAAGCAAACTGAGCCTGCGag CACTGAAGTGATTGGTACTGGTTATATGCCCATGCGTCCCTCTGAGAAAGAAAGATCTTCCCAGTCAG ACGATATCGACGAGCTTTCTCTGGACGCTGAAGATCTCCTCAGCTTTTCCTACCAGGTGGCCAAAGGAATGGAGTACATCACTTCCAAGAAT tgtatcCACAGGGATCTTGCAGCCAGAAACATTCTGCTGACTCACGGCAGGGTGGCGAAGATCTGTGACTTTGGGTTAGCACGAGACATCACCACTGACGCCAGCTATGTGCTCCGGGGCAAC GCACGTCTGCCAGTGAAGTGGATGTCTCCTGAGAGTATCTTCGACTGCGTCTACACCTTTGAGAGTGACGTGTGGTCCTACGGTATCCTGCTCTGGGAAATCTTCTCTCTGG GTAACAGCCCGTACCCCGGGATGCAGGTGGGCTCAGCGTTTTATAGGATGATCCAAGAGGGCCAAAGGATGAACAGACCAGAGTTCGCTCCCGCTgagat GTATGAAATAATGTTGTCTTGTTGGAACCACGACCCTTTGAAAAGACCGTCTTTCAGGAAACTGGTGGAGAGGACCgaactgctgctgtcagaaaaaACCAAGAAT
- the LOC137180644 gene encoding uncharacterized protein yields MQNKNTRSISPFEKTAPPCGPEAPSTRLPAPSTRHPAPSSQHPTPGSQHPAPSTQHPAPSSQLPAPGTRHPAPGSQLPAPSSRHPAPSTQLPAPGTQLPAPSTQHPAPSSQHPAPSSQHPAPVRSK; encoded by the exons atgcaaaacaaaaacacacgtTCAATTTCTCCCTTCG AAAAGACAGCGCCCCCCTGCGGACCAGAAGCACCCAGCACCCGGCTCCCAGCACCCAGCACCCGGCACCCGGCACCCAGCTCCCAGCACCCAACACCCGGCTCCCAGCACCCAGCTCCCAGCACCCAGCACCCAGCTCCCAGCTCCCAGCTCCCAGCACCCGGCACCCGGCACCCAGCACCCGGCTCCCAGCTCCCAGCTCCCAGCTCCCGGCACCCAGCTCCCAGCACCCAGCTCCCGGCACCCGGCACCCAGCTCCCAGCACCCAGCACCCAGCACCCAGCACCCAGCTCCCAGCACCCAGCTCCCAGCTCCCAGCACCCAGCTCCAGTCAGGTCAAAATAA